Proteins encoded in a region of the Malaciobacter mytili LMG 24559 genome:
- a CDS encoding NUDIX domain-containing protein yields MKSIITNFKTQALEDTKFVHPVKITYEQDGVKKSWEAVKSFDSVAVLLYHEKKDAFLLVKQFRPPVYLNDKSKAFTYELCAGIVDKDKDLEVIVKEEIDEECGYDVPLKNIERVTSFYTNVGVSGGCQSLYFALIDDSMKTHNGGGIHDEQIETIFIPFNEFKKFIYDETKAKTPGLMFSFYWFLDKKRKQF; encoded by the coding sequence ATGAAAAGCATAATTACAAACTTTAAAACACAAGCCCTTGAAGATACAAAATTTGTCCACCCTGTTAAAATAACATATGAACAAGATGGAGTAAAAAAAAGTTGGGAAGCTGTGAAAAGTTTTGATTCAGTTGCTGTTTTATTATATCATGAAAAAAAAGATGCTTTTTTACTTGTAAAACAGTTTCGTCCACCTGTATATTTAAATGATAAATCAAAAGCTTTTACTTATGAACTTTGTGCAGGAATTGTAGATAAAGATAAAGATTTAGAAGTAATAGTAAAAGAAGAAATAGATGAAGAGTGTGGATATGATGTACCATTAAAAAATATAGAAAGAGTAACTTCTTTTTACACAAATGTGGGTGTAAGTGGAGGTTGCCAAAGTCTATATTTTGCTTTAATAGATGATTCTATGAAGACTCATAATGGAGGGGGAATTCATGATGAGCAAATAGAAACTATTTTTATACCTTTTAATGAATTTAAAAAGTTTATCTATGATGAAACAAAGGCTAAAACTCCTGGTTTAATGTTCTCTTTTTATTGGTTTTTAGATAAAAAAAGAAAACAATTTTAA
- a CDS encoding sensor histidine kinase, whose amino-acid sequence MNNNEKKALISFLSIYVGSIILLIGLLLSFYYKNELKSVTEHCNMQMSNAANEIKANILNAYMNKTELMPINLKDKNIQYALFDKDKNILFSNMFNISEITFSKEIYETNNFAYYIDHLDEKDIPIKYIAIQTCNGIQDKGKLKVIMVMVLILSSIFVGFIAYLLAKLLLKPVREKVEHMDKFIKDSAHELNTPISVLMTSVAMLKKGKDPDKMMKYIVSSSKQISQLYNDIHFSAFSDIDESIEEEFCLSELISHSVEYFNDISITKNIMIESIVEPCKIKVDKNKIQKVVNNLISNAIKYSYTNSKIVVTLKQGVLTVQDFGIGISKKEQKEIFKRYKRGANTEGGFGIGLDIVKRIVKEYNLHLDLNSKENKGSTFIVDFSSVKVS is encoded by the coding sequence TTGAACAATAATGAAAAAAAAGCACTTATTAGTTTTCTATCTATTTATGTAGGTTCTATAATTTTACTTATAGGATTACTTCTTTCTTTTTATTATAAAAATGAGTTAAAATCAGTTACTGAACATTGTAATATGCAAATGTCAAATGCGGCAAATGAGATAAAAGCAAATATCTTAAATGCCTATATGAATAAAACTGAATTAATGCCAATAAATTTAAAAGATAAAAATATTCAATATGCACTTTTTGATAAAGATAAAAATATATTATTTTCAAATATGTTTAATATTAGTGAAATTACCTTTTCAAAAGAGATATATGAGACAAATAACTTTGCGTACTATATTGACCATTTAGATGAAAAAGATATTCCTATAAAATATATTGCTATACAGACTTGTAATGGAATACAAGATAAAGGAAAGCTAAAAGTTATAATGGTAATGGTGCTTATATTAAGTTCAATTTTTGTGGGATTTATTGCTTATTTACTTGCAAAACTTTTATTAAAACCTGTAAGAGAAAAAGTAGAACATATGGATAAGTTTATAAAAGATTCTGCCCATGAGTTAAATACTCCTATTTCTGTACTTATGACCTCTGTTGCTATGCTTAAAAAAGGTAAAGATCCAGATAAGATGATGAAATATATTGTAAGTAGTTCTAAGCAAATCTCACAACTATATAATGATATTCACTTTTCTGCTTTTAGTGATATTGATGAAAGTATAGAAGAAGAGTTTTGTTTAAGTGAACTAATAAGTCATAGTGTGGAGTATTTTAATGATATTTCTATTACAAAAAATATAATGATAGAATCAATTGTTGAACCTTGTAAAATAAAAGTTGATAAAAATAAAATTCAAAAAGTGGTAAATAATCTAATTTCCAATGCTATTAAATATAGCTATACAAACTCTAAAATAGTAGTTACTTTAAAACAAGGAGTTTTAACTGTACAAGATTTTGGTATAGGTATTAGTAAAAAAGAGCAAAAAGAGATTTTTAAAAGATATAAAAGAGGAGCAAATACAGAAGGTGGTTTTGGAATAGGTCTTGATATTGTTAAAAGAATAGTAAAAGAGTATAACCTTCATCTTGATTTAAATTCAAAAGAGAATAAAGGCTCAACTTTTATAGTTGATTTTTCATCTGTAAAAGTGTCTTAA
- a CDS encoding YajQ family cyclic di-GMP-binding protein, which translates to MAKAKEHFFDISAKLDMQEMKNAVIQAQKEVENRYDFKGIKKEIDLNQTAKTLTLVSASDSKIDAIKDILLSKMNKRGISLNSLEELKTEDASGGNKKFTYKIIDSIEKEEAKTIQNEIKKLKLKVTAVNQGDEIRVSGKNIDDLQAVMRHLKSLELKAPLVFDNFR; encoded by the coding sequence ATGGCAAAAGCAAAAGAACATTTTTTTGATATATCTGCAAAACTTGATATGCAAGAGATGAAAAACGCAGTAATTCAAGCTCAAAAAGAAGTTGAAAATAGATATGATTTTAAAGGAATTAAAAAAGAAATAGATTTAAATCAAACTGCAAAAACTCTTACTTTAGTAAGTGCAAGTGATAGTAAAATTGATGCAATTAAAGATATTTTACTTTCAAAAATGAATAAAAGAGGAATTTCTTTAAATTCACTTGAAGAGTTAAAAACAGAAGATGCAAGTGGTGGAAATAAAAAATTTACATATAAAATTATTGATTCAATTGAAAAAGAAGAAGCAAAAACTATTCAAAATGAGATAAAAAAACTAAAACTAAAAGTAACTGCTGTAAATCAAGGTGATGAAATAAGAGTAAGTGGAAAAAATATTGATGATTTACAAGCTGTTATGAGACATCTAAAAAGCCTAGAATTAAAGGCTCCTTTAGTATTTGATAACTTTAGATAA
- a CDS encoding LysR family transcriptional regulator: protein MFTLKELEIFFKTCENPHISNLAKEINLTQAAISICLNSLEKKLGEKLFDRIGKKLVLNERGRTFKNLSIKPYLELINLKESFCNEKLKGELKIASSKTFNSINLSLFIYDFISKHEVNITKYSENTKEILKEILDSKIDIGFVEKDFEDSNLVKEKLANDSLIIVTSNKELAKKEYYIDQLYKYKWILREKGSGTREIFLSNLKYLEEFKITMEISNFEEIKNILLKNSDTITCISKLAVQEELKEKKLFEIKTKNLKFNRELYLVYHKDKFQSKLFLEFTSYIKECFKRYF, encoded by the coding sequence ATGTTTACCCTAAAAGAGTTAGAAATATTTTTTAAAACTTGTGAAAATCCTCATATTTCAAACCTTGCAAAAGAAATAAACCTGACTCAAGCTGCTATTTCAATTTGCCTAAACTCCCTAGAAAAAAAACTAGGAGAAAAACTTTTTGATAGAATAGGAAAAAAACTTGTCTTAAATGAAAGGGGAAGAACTTTTAAAAATTTAAGTATAAAGCCCTATTTAGAGCTAATAAATCTAAAAGAGAGTTTTTGTAATGAAAAATTAAAAGGTGAATTAAAAATTGCTTCAAGTAAAACTTTTAATAGTATAAATCTTTCACTTTTTATATATGATTTTATTTCAAAACATGAAGTAAATATTACAAAATATTCTGAAAATACAAAAGAAATTTTAAAGGAAATTTTAGACTCAAAAATAGATATTGGTTTTGTGGAAAAAGATTTTGAAGACTCAAATTTAGTAAAAGAAAAACTAGCAAATGACTCTTTAATTATAGTAACAAGCAATAAAGAGCTTGCTAAAAAAGAGTATTATATTGACCAACTATATAAATATAAATGGATTTTAAGAGAAAAAGGTTCAGGAACAAGAGAGATTTTTTTAAGTAACCTAAAATACTTAGAAGAGTTTAAAATCACAATGGAAATCTCAAATTTTGAAGAAATAAAAAATATTTTACTTAAAAATAGTGATACTATTACTTGTATTTCAAAACTTGCAGTGCAAGAAGAGCTTAAAGAAAAAAAACTCTTTGAAATTAAAACAAAAAATTTAAAATTTAATAGGGAGTTATATTTAGTTTATCATAAAGACAAATTTCAAAGTAAACTCTTTTTAGAGTTTACTTCATATATAAAAGAGTGTTTTAAAAGATATTTCTAA
- a CDS encoding heavy metal translocating P-type ATPase: MSKEKINLNISGMTCVNCSNGIKKFLNKVEGVESSQVSFASSEGEFVIDTNKISKEKLIEKIELLGYAVEEDLKHLEEAQFLAFKKLKNLFTISILLTTIIFILVFTQIVEESIKKYLIFVIASIIQFYCGSRFYKLSYKAIANKNYDMNVLVALGTSAAYFYSTLVVFMPNLFPEYLKFLYFDGAAVIISFVLLGRYLEERSKQKASDFLKKLMTLTPEFANTILDDGNIKSVKINELKIGNKVLVKSGEKIATDGKIIKGKADIDTSMITGESMPVFKQEGDEVLSGTLNTNGIITIEVLKLSKDTTLSKIITLLKSAQSKQIPISRFADKIANIFVPTVIFLSILTFIIWSLLGDVQNAILASISVLIISCPCALGLATPIAIVSSVSKGAKEGILIKNPEILEIIKEIKFAVFDKTGTLTKGEISVTNTNINKEYLPLIGSVEKLSEHPISKAIVNYIANENIKMNLEIDEINIEIGKGIKAKVGKDTILLGNKKLLEENNIELLDNHIDIYKKELEKANGVILVAINGQTVGSFSLEDKLKDEAYELISNLKKINIKPILLTGDNKITALKIANELNITEVYSEVIPTEKYEVIKKLQEEGKVMFVGDGINDAPSIKQANIGVTLNSGADISKDAGDIILINNELLSVSKSINLSIETIKIIKQNLFWAFIYNALGIPIAAGILYPLWGIMLTPMYAGIAMSFSSVTVVLNSLRLKFKKL; the protein is encoded by the coding sequence ATGTCAAAAGAAAAAATAAATTTAAATATTTCAGGAATGACTTGTGTAAATTGTTCAAATGGAATTAAAAAGTTTTTAAATAAAGTAGAAGGTGTTGAAAGTTCACAAGTTAGTTTTGCTTCTAGTGAAGGTGAATTTGTTATTGATACAAATAAAATCTCAAAAGAGAAGCTTATTGAAAAAATTGAACTACTAGGATATGCAGTAGAAGAAGATTTAAAACATCTTGAAGAAGCACAATTTTTAGCTTTTAAGAAATTGAAAAATCTTTTTACAATTTCTATCTTGCTTACTACTATTATCTTTATTTTAGTATTTACACAAATAGTAGAAGAGTCTATTAAAAAATATCTTATTTTTGTAATTGCTTCAATTATACAATTTTATTGTGGTAGTAGATTTTATAAACTTTCATATAAAGCAATAGCCAATAAAAACTATGATATGAATGTATTAGTTGCATTAGGAACAAGTGCAGCTTATTTTTACTCTACTTTAGTAGTATTTATGCCAAATCTTTTTCCTGAGTATTTAAAGTTTTTATATTTTGATGGGGCTGCTGTTATTATAAGTTTTGTTTTATTAGGAAGATACCTAGAAGAAAGGTCAAAACAAAAAGCAAGTGATTTTTTAAAAAAACTTATGACTTTAACACCAGAATTTGCAAATACTATTTTAGATGATGGAAATATTAAATCAGTTAAGATAAATGAATTAAAAATTGGAAATAAAGTATTAGTTAAATCAGGTGAAAAAATTGCAACTGATGGGAAAATTATAAAAGGAAAAGCAGATATTGATACTTCTATGATTACAGGAGAGTCTATGCCTGTTTTTAAACAAGAAGGTGATGAAGTTTTATCTGGTACTTTAAATACAAATGGAATAATTACTATTGAAGTATTAAAACTTTCAAAAGATACAACACTTTCAAAAATTATAACTTTATTAAAATCTGCTCAAAGTAAACAAATCCCTATAAGTAGATTTGCAGATAAAATTGCCAATATTTTTGTACCTACTGTTATATTTTTATCAATATTAACTTTTATAATTTGGTCACTACTAGGAGATGTACAAAATGCAATTTTAGCAAGTATTAGTGTACTTATTATCTCTTGTCCTTGTGCCTTAGGGTTAGCAACACCTATTGCTATTGTAAGCTCTGTTAGTAAAGGTGCAAAAGAGGGAATTCTTATTAAAAATCCAGAAATTTTAGAGATAATTAAAGAGATAAAATTTGCTGTATTTGATAAAACTGGAACTTTAACAAAAGGAGAAATAAGCGTAACTAATACAAATATCAATAAAGAATATTTGCCTTTAATAGGTTCAGTTGAAAAACTAAGTGAGCACCCTATTTCAAAAGCTATTGTTAATTATATAGCTAATGAAAATATAAAGATGAATCTTGAAATAGATGAGATAAATATAGAAATAGGAAAAGGAATAAAAGCTAAAGTTGGTAAAGATACTATTCTTTTAGGAAATAAAAAATTACTTGAAGAAAATAATATAGAATTATTAGATAATCATATTGATATTTATAAAAAAGAGTTAGAAAAAGCAAATGGGGTAATTCTTGTGGCTATAAATGGACAAACTGTTGGCTCTTTTTCTTTAGAAGATAAATTAAAAGATGAAGCATATGAACTTATATCTAATCTTAAAAAAATCAATATTAAACCTATTTTATTAACAGGTGATAATAAAATCACAGCTTTAAAAATTGCAAATGAATTAAATATAACAGAAGTATATAGTGAAGTTATTCCAACTGAAAAATATGAAGTTATTAAAAAATTGCAAGAAGAAGGAAAAGTTATGTTTGTGGGAGATGGGATAAATGATGCCCCTTCAATCAAACAAGCAAATATAGGAGTAACTTTAAATTCAGGTGCAGATATAAGTAAAGATGCCGGAGATATTATTTTAATAAATAATGAACTTTTATCAGTAAGTAAAAGTATAAATCTTTCTATTGAAACAATAAAGATAATTAAACAAAATCTCTTTTGGGCATTTATTTATAATGCATTAGGAATACCAATTGCAGCAGGAATTTTATATCCACTTTGGGGTATTATGCTAACACCTATGTATGCAGGGATTGCTATGAGTTTTAGCTCTGTTACAGTGGTATTGAATTCATTACGATTAAAATTTAAAAAATTGTAA
- a CDS encoding molybdopterin-containing oxidoreductase family protein — MNRRDFLKNGAITIAALKLGEVISLSPTKLNASEIKTFQEFKTLAKNIKGIERIPSVCLNCSTICGMTVLVKDNEILGVEGNPLDPNSQGKLCAKAHGGVNAVEYPERIVYPLKRVGKRGDGLWKRITMQEAYELMASKIKKCIEDKKPEEIVFHGGRNKMGDITGRFMDAVGSPVILNHRALCSSNKRAANYTTIGDTSWETIDAIRCKYFLNFGSNFLESHQGGFALMKRFIEAKSNGAKLVTFDTRLSNTAGKSDEWFAPYPSSEGAIALAMANVIINEKLYNKNFIKEWCNISLKELKELVKPYTVEFAQEQSGINAEDIKRLAIEFAKAAPNCAAFTNRGSQAHYNGLHNDRAVVILNALVGSVGKEGGYAYGGSKNKGHKSFPMPEPIPPKPLFSTDLEDPKLYPFANKWQKMRVSELVYDKIKTKKHNIQVYMSYTISSPQTWPEGPQTAVEVLKDEKLIAFHVCSDVVYSEMAHYSDLILPDATYFERYTIEGRNAYELIPYFVLRQPAVKPPYDCENFADTLIKVAKKIGQPVSQYFKFDSYEEFIKLRFSKLPQKEGLSGFDYMKKYGVWIEDKPKNYEPYNIELNEAQLKNSFIENNIIYINKKNKKEAIGIVKDGKKVRGFKTPSRKFEICSNDIINEAKKLGEKDDGFPHFKMPKSLKEKKEDELILTTFKWNVHTQARTTPQKYLTEIVHDNPVWINTQTAKKYKIKNGDIIKITTYRPKEGYKASQNEIVGTMKIKAFVTQGIHPEVIAISNSLGMNYAGRIAKGRNGLKENLKAYPEYEDLDLNGNIWWDKRFGGSGNGFNPNMVIPVNPAPLAGMQSWNDTICKIEKV, encoded by the coding sequence ATGAATAGAAGAGACTTTTTAAAAAATGGTGCAATAACAATTGCAGCTTTAAAATTAGGAGAAGTTATATCTTTATCTCCTACAAAATTAAATGCTAGTGAAATTAAAACTTTTCAAGAATTTAAAACTTTAGCAAAAAATATAAAAGGTATAGAAAGAATTCCTAGTGTTTGTTTAAACTGTTCAACAATATGTGGAATGACAGTTTTAGTAAAAGACAATGAAATTTTAGGTGTTGAGGGTAATCCTCTTGATCCAAATAGCCAAGGTAAACTTTGTGCAAAAGCCCATGGAGGAGTAAATGCTGTTGAATATCCAGAAAGAATTGTTTACCCTTTAAAAAGAGTTGGAAAAAGAGGTGATGGCTTATGGAAAAGAATCACAATGCAAGAAGCTTATGAACTTATGGCTTCAAAAATAAAAAAATGTATAGAAGATAAAAAACCTGAAGAGATTGTATTTCATGGTGGAAGAAATAAGATGGGAGATATTACAGGAAGATTTATGGATGCAGTAGGCTCTCCTGTAATTTTAAATCATAGAGCACTATGTTCTTCAAATAAAAGAGCTGCAAATTACACTACTATTGGGGATACAAGTTGGGAAACTATTGATGCAATTAGATGTAAATATTTTTTAAACTTTGGTTCTAATTTTCTTGAAAGTCATCAAGGTGGTTTTGCTTTAATGAAAAGATTTATTGAAGCAAAAAGTAATGGAGCAAAGCTTGTAACTTTTGATACAAGACTATCTAATACTGCAGGAAAAAGTGATGAATGGTTTGCTCCATATCCTTCAAGTGAGGGTGCAATTGCACTTGCTATGGCAAATGTAATTATAAATGAAAAACTTTATAATAAAAATTTTATAAAAGAATGGTGCAATATAAGTTTAAAAGAGTTAAAAGAATTAGTAAAACCATATACTGTTGAATTTGCACAAGAACAAAGTGGTATTAATGCAGAAGATATTAAAAGATTAGCTATTGAGTTTGCAAAAGCTGCTCCAAATTGTGCAGCTTTTACAAATAGAGGTTCACAAGCTCATTATAATGGCTTACATAATGATAGAGCTGTTGTTATACTAAATGCATTAGTTGGAAGTGTGGGAAAAGAAGGTGGTTATGCTTATGGAGGTTCTAAAAACAAAGGACACAAATCATTTCCTATGCCAGAACCTATTCCACCAAAGCCTTTATTTAGTACTGATTTAGAAGACCCTAAATTATACCCTTTTGCAAATAAATGGCAAAAAATGAGAGTTAGTGAATTGGTTTATGATAAAATTAAAACAAAAAAACATAATATTCAAGTTTATATGTCATATACTATTTCTTCTCCTCAAACTTGGCCTGAAGGTCCACAAACAGCTGTGGAAGTTTTAAAAGATGAAAAGCTTATTGCCTTTCATGTGTGTTCAGATGTGGTTTATTCAGAAATGGCACATTACTCAGATTTAATTTTACCTGATGCAACTTATTTTGAAAGATATACAATAGAAGGAAGAAATGCCTATGAACTAATTCCATATTTTGTTCTAAGACAACCTGCTGTAAAACCACCATATGATTGTGAAAATTTTGCAGATACACTAATTAAAGTTGCTAAAAAAATAGGTCAGCCTGTTTCACAATATTTTAAATTTGATTCATATGAAGAGTTTATAAAACTAAGATTTTCAAAATTACCACAAAAAGAAGGATTAAGTGGTTTTGATTATATGAAAAAATATGGAGTATGGATAGAAGATAAACCTAAAAACTATGAACCATATAATATTGAGCTAAATGAAGCACAATTAAAAAATAGTTTTATTGAAAATAATATTATTTATATAAATAAAAAAAATAAAAAAGAGGCTATTGGTATAGTAAAAGATGGGAAAAAAGTAAGAGGATTTAAAACTCCTTCAAGAAAGTTTGAAATTTGCTCAAATGATATTATAAATGAAGCAAAAAAACTTGGAGAAAAAGATGATGGATTCCCTCATTTTAAAATGCCAAAATCATTAAAAGAGAAAAAAGAAGATGAACTTATTTTAACTACTTTTAAATGGAATGTTCATACTCAAGCAAGAACAACTCCACAAAAATATTTAACAGAAATTGTTCATGATAATCCTGTTTGGATTAATACACAAACAGCTAAAAAATATAAAATAAAAAATGGCGATATTATAAAAATAACTACTTATAGACCTAAAGAAGGATATAAAGCCTCACAAAATGAAATTGTAGGAACTATGAAAATAAAAGCTTTTGTAACACAAGGTATTCATCCAGAAGTAATTGCTATTAGTAACTCTTTAGGAATGAATTATGCAGGAAGAATAGCAAAAGGAAGAAATGGTTTAAAAGAGAATTTAAAAGCTTATCCAGAGTATGAAGATTTAGATTTAAATGGCAATATTTGGTGGGATAAAAGATTTGGGGGAAGTGGAAATGGATTTAACCCAAATATGGTAATACCTGTAAATCCTGCACCTCTTGCAGGTATGCAATCATGGAATGATACTATTTGTAAAATAGAGAAAGTATAA
- a CDS encoding response regulator transcription factor: MKVLLLEDDSALSDLLSFHLEDKGYEVVLKTNGQEALEYLIDNKVDLALLDINTPVLSGLEVLKTLRHDYKDNTPIIILTAYQDTKHLKESFEMGVDDYIKKPFDLEELDQRIIKLCKIFLIEQKDEIVFNEEISFSPHLCELNICGNVKKLALKERDILKYFYTHKNRVISSEELLQNVWTYEEMPTDATIRVYIKNIRELLGKDKIKTIRGIGYKFEQ; encoded by the coding sequence ATGAAAGTATTGCTTTTAGAAGATGATAGTGCATTAAGTGATTTATTAAGTTTTCATTTAGAAGACAAAGGCTATGAAGTAGTTTTAAAAACAAATGGACAAGAGGCTTTAGAGTATTTGATAGATAATAAAGTTGATTTAGCCCTTTTAGATATAAATACTCCTGTACTTTCTGGTTTAGAGGTTTTAAAAACTTTAAGACATGATTATAAAGATAATACTCCAATTATAATTTTAACTGCCTATCAAGATACAAAGCATTTAAAAGAGTCTTTTGAGATGGGAGTTGATGATTATATAAAAAAACCTTTTGATTTAGAAGAATTAGACCAAAGAATAATAAAACTTTGCAAAATCTTTTTAATAGAGCAAAAAGATGAAATTGTTTTTAATGAAGAGATAAGTTTTTCTCCACATTTATGTGAGTTAAATATTTGTGGAAACGTTAAAAAATTAGCCTTAAAAGAAAGAGATATATTAAAATACTTTTATACTCATAAAAATAGAGTTATCTCAAGTGAAGAGTTACTTCAAAATGTATGGACATATGAAGAGATGCCAACAGATGCAACTATTAGAGTATATATTAAAAATATAAGAGAACTGTTAGGAAAAGATAAAATAAAAACTATAAGAGGAATAGGGTATAAATTTGAACAATAA
- a CDS encoding YeiH family protein, with product MKEYIKDKNFYVGLALLGFFTLFAKYISLLDSVKNLGFSFLIVAILIGMIFTNILKIKISSNFDNSFAFATKTLLRIAIVFYGFRLTFNEIFQLGWQAFIVAIIVVCSTFILGYFIGIKVLKLDKEITILTSVGSAICGAAAILATEAVLKNKAYKSSVAVSTVVLFGTFAMFLYPYLYSIDFLNLLPNEMAIYIGGTLHEVAHVVGASNSISNETIENNAVVVKMIRVMLIAPFLVLLMLFLVKTSTNKQKSKITIPWFAIFFIGVAFFNSFNFVPKTIVDNINEVDTFCLAMAMMALGIKTNFKTFFEVGIKPIVLATILFIWLSVGGFFLIKFIV from the coding sequence ATGAAAGAGTATATAAAAGATAAAAATTTTTATGTAGGATTAGCTCTTTTAGGATTTTTTACACTATTTGCAAAATATATCTCTTTATTAGATAGTGTTAAAAATTTAGGTTTTTCTTTTTTAATAGTAGCTATTTTAATTGGTATGATTTTTACAAATATTTTAAAAATAAAAATAAGTTCAAATTTTGATAACTCTTTTGCTTTTGCCACAAAAACTTTACTTAGAATTGCTATTGTTTTTTATGGATTTAGACTTACTTTTAATGAGATTTTTCAACTAGGATGGCAGGCTTTTATAGTGGCTATAATAGTAGTTTGTTCAACTTTTATTTTAGGATATTTTATTGGAATTAAAGTTTTAAAGCTTGATAAAGAAATAACTATTCTCACAAGTGTTGGAAGCGCTATTTGTGGAGCAGCTGCTATTTTAGCAACTGAAGCAGTTTTAAAAAACAAAGCATATAAAAGTTCAGTTGCTGTTTCAACTGTGGTTTTATTTGGAACTTTTGCTATGTTTTTATATCCATATTTATATAGTATAGATTTTTTAAATTTACTTCCAAATGAAATGGCTATTTATATTGGAGGAACTTTACATGAAGTAGCACATGTGGTAGGAGCTTCAAATAGTATATCAAATGAAACAATAGAAAATAATGCTGTAGTAGTTAAAATGATAAGAGTGATGTTAATAGCACCTTTTTTAGTATTGCTTATGCTTTTTTTAGTAAAAACAAGTACAAATAAACAAAAAAGTAAAATAACAATACCTTGGTTTGCTATATTTTTTATAGGAGTTGCTTTTTTTAATTCATTTAATTTTGTACCTAAAACAATAGTAGATAATATAAATGAAGTAGATACTTTTTGTTTGGCTATGGCTATGATGGCATTAGGAATAAAAACAAATTTTAAAACATTTTTTGAAGTGGGAATAAAACCTATTGTTTTAGCAACTATTCTTTTTATTTGGTTAAGTGTAGGTGGGTTTTTTTTAATAAAATTTATAGTATAA
- a CDS encoding 4Fe-4S dicluster domain-containing protein gives MKNYKMIIDAQKCVGCHACEVACKQEFKAPLGYFRTVTLYLDTGIFPKVKREFLPLMCRQCEDAHCLKACDKNAISKVNGIVKIDESKCDGCGDCVSACSIGAVYINPFSKIAEKCNLCEHRLEIGLKTACEATCVANAITIITNEDEIPKNAIGFKNHPEDKPSTLHIGANEKMKKKLQQGRSFSPLNYEIYTWAE, from the coding sequence ATGAAAAATTATAAGATGATTATTGATGCACAAAAATGTGTAGGGTGTCACGCTTGTGAAGTTGCCTGTAAACAAGAATTTAAAGCACCTTTGGGATATTTTAGAACAGTAACTTTATATCTTGATACGGGAATTTTCCCAAAAGTAAAAAGAGAATTTTTACCTTTAATGTGTAGGCAATGCGAAGATGCACATTGTTTAAAAGCCTGTGATAAAAATGCTATTTCTAAAGTAAATGGAATAGTAAAAATTGATGAAAGTAAGTGTGATGGCTGCGGAGATTGTGTTAGTGCTTGCTCTATTGGAGCTGTTTATATTAATCCTTTTTCAAAAATTGCTGAAAAATGTAATTTGTGTGAACATAGACTAGAAATTGGTTTAAAAACTGCCTGTGAAGCAACTTGTGTTGCAAATGCTATTACTATTATTACAAATGAAGATGAAATTCCTAAAAATGCAATAGGATTTAAAAATCATCCAGAAGATAAACCCTCTACGCTTCATATTGGAGCAAATGAAAAGATGAAAAAGAAACTACAACAAGGTAGAAGCTTTTCACCATTAAATTATGAAATATATACTTGGGCGGAATAA